The DNA sequence GGGACTCCAACATGATTCTCGATGACGGCGGCGACCTGACCGGACTGATGCACGAGAAATACCCGGAGCAACTGGACAAGATTCACGGCATTTCCGAAGAGACCACCACCGGTGTACACCGTCTGTTGGATATGCTGAAAAAAGGCGAGCTGAAAGTCCCCGCCATCAACGTCAATGACGCGGTCACCAAAGCCAAGAACGACAACAAGTACGGCTGCCGCCACAGCCTGAACGATGCCATCAAGCGTGGCACCGACCACCTGCTGGCCGGTAAAAAAGCGCTGGTCATCGGTTATGGCGATGTGGGCAAAGGTTCGGCCGCTTCACTGCGTCAGGAAGGCATGATCGTCAAAGTCACCGAGGTCGATCCGATCTGCGCCATGCAGGCCTGTATGGACGGCTTTGAAGTGGTGTCCGCCTACAAAAACGGCGTCAACTCCGGAAAAGACGAAGACATCAACCACGCCGTGCTGAGCAACACTGACCTGGTAGTCACCACCACCGGCAACGTCAATGTCTGCGATGCCCCCATGCTGCGTGCCCTGAAGAGCAGCGCCGTGGTGTGTAACATTGGCCACTTCGACAGCGAGATCGATACCGCCTACATGCGCAAGAACTGGCACTGGGAAGAGGTGAAGCCGCAGGTGCACAAGATCTACCGGGACAAGGACAGCAACGATCACCTGATCCTGCTCTCAGAAGGTCGCCTGGTGAACCTGGGCAACGCCACCGGTCACCCCTCGCGCATCATGGACGGCTCCTTCGCCAACCAGGTACTGGCACAGATGTACCTGTACGAGCGCAAGTTTGCCGACCTGCCCAAGGACCAGAAGAAGGAGCACCTGTACGTGAAGGTATTGCCCAAGAAACTGGACGAAGAAGTGGCCAAAGACATGGTGGAAGGTTTTGGTGGTGTAATCACCAAGCTGACCCCGCAGCAGGCCGAGTACATCGACGTGCCGGTGGAAGGGCCGTTTAAGCCGGAGAGCTATAAGTATTAATTGAGTAATGGTTACGGCGGATGCGGCCTTCGGCCTTATCCGCCCTACGAAAGTCTGCGTAGGGCGCGGTAAGCGAAGCGCACCCGCCGTAACCCAACCCTGAATCTACGAAAAAAGACCAAAGAGCACCACCCAAAATGACCGACACCGATCAACCCCAACTAAGTTTCGAATTCTTCCCCCCCAAAACCGACCAGGGCCGGGAAAAACTTCTGAACGTACGCAAGAAGCTCTCCGAGTTCGCCCCGGACTTTTTCTCCGTCACCTACGGCGCCGGCGGCTCCACTCGCGACAACACCAAAGGCATCGTCAAGCACTTCAAAAGTGAAGGCGTATCAGTGGCACCCCACCTGTCCTTTGGCGGTGATGACGAAGCCACTATCATCGAACTGATTCAGGAATACAAAGACGCGGGTATCGACCGCATCGTCGCCCTGCGCGGGGACATGCCCTCCGGCGTCGGCGGCGGCTACCAGATGGTATACGCCAATGAACTGGTGGCCTTTATCCGCAAGCACTTTGGCGATCACTTCCATCTGGAAGTGGCGGCCTACCCGGAAATCCACCCCCAGGCCAAGAGCTACGACGACGACGTCAAATTCCTGAAAGGCAAATTCGATGCGGGCGCCAACAGCGGTATTACCCAATACTTCTACAACCCGGACGCCTACTTCTACTTTATGGACCAGTGCCACAAGGCGGGCATCACCCAGCCCATCGTGCCCGGCATAATGCCCATCATCAGCTTCAAAAACCTGACCCGTTTTTCCGACGCCTGCGGCGCGGAGATTCCCCGCTGGATGCGCAAGCGCCTGGAAGCCTACGGCGATGACAGCGACAGCATCAAAGCGTTTGGCGAGGAGCTGGTCACTGAGCTGTGTGAGACGTTATTGGAAAACGGAGCGCCGGGTTTGCATTTTTATACGATGAACCAGTATCAGCCCAGCGCGCAGATTGTGCATAACCTCGGCCTGCAGCCGGAATAAGCGACTGCACGACTTGCCAGTAGGCCGGATTAGCAACGCTTAATCCGACCTACTGGATAGCCGACATCCCTATCCCTCAAAGATAGTAACAACTCACACACGGAACCCTGCCGACCAGTCAGAAAATTGGCGCTTTGCTACCTTCAAGATTGACCACCTCAGTCCGACAATAAATCGTCACCACTAACATTCCCCTTTGGCCTTGTTCCCGACAACCTAAGAGCAAAAAAGTATTTGCACTCATCGGGGCGCTCCACTAGCCTTATCCCACTTGGAATCGATATGTGCCAAAGGGGGAATACCTTGCGGGAGGCGCTCAAGGATCTACAGGAATCACCCATTGACCGGGCCCGTTTACACACGTCAAGCTGCCTTGAGAGCTTGCAGAGCGATGTTAAGAGGCTTTCACGCGACCCGTGGACCGATCATGTCAATTCGGCGGACTACAGTGGCGGCTGGGACGTTCTACCGCTACGGTGTTTACGCCGACATCGCGATGCCCACCCAATCCTGCAAGCGTTCGCCCATGAGTCCGAAGATGAGTGGGTTGACCTGCCGTCAATGGCGTGCACGCCGGCTATTTCAGCCGTTGTTGAATCTTTGCAGTGCCCCGTTCAGTCCGTTCGGCTCATGCGTCTCAAGCCGGGCGCCATTATCAAGCCACATCGAGACCATCAATTAAGCCTGGAATACGGATTGGCACGCCTGCACATGCCGATCGTAATGGAGGACGATGTGCAGTTTGTATGCAACCATAACCCCGTCCCCATGAAGCCGGGAGAGCTCTGGTACATCAATGTCGACAAGACCCACAGTGTTCGCAACACGGGAACAACGGATCGAATCAACCTGGTGATCGACTGTATTGCCAACGACTGGTTGAAGAACAAGGTTCTCAAAGGTTAACAAATGGTCAGCATTCAATCCGCGTACAAGCAGACCATTTCATCGTCACTGGCATCGGAAGCGCTTGGCCCGCCAATGACGACCGACCGCTGGCTGGCCCGGTTCAAGCGCCAGTGGCAGCTTGAACCGCTGCCCGGCAACGACCTGTTGGCGGCCCTTTCTCACTGTAACCAGCGCGCCATCAGCCTGAACGTGAACCGTATCAAGGGGCATTGGGTGCCTCGCCGCTATCACCCGGCCGATGGGACGCTATCCCTCTGCAGGCCGGACGGCAGAGCCAACGAACCCTTTTATGACCAGTTTGTGACCCGCTCCTGCCAGCGGCTCCCCGTCAATCTCCTAAGCCCCAGGATACCGATAAAAGCGCTGGAGCAAGTACACTCGTCGTGTTTAAGGAGGCCGGCAGGGTTTATTGCGCACCTGTCCCGCTGCGGGTCGACCTGGGTTTCGGGCAGCATGGCCGAATTGGACCGGTCCGCCGTCATATCCGAGTCACCCGCGCTGACCGAGTTTCTCCTTGACGCGCAACTGAGTGAGGGTGAACGCCAACAGCTGTTACCACGCTTGGCGGACTTCCATGTTCCCGGTGGCTCGGCGACATCACGCCCCGTGGTCAAATGGAACGCTTGGGACCTGTGTCATTGGCACACGGTTCAGGCCGCTTTCCCAGACACCCCGGTGCTGTTAATCATTCGCCACCCTCTTGAAATACTGGCCTCTCACCGTCGGCAGACGGGGCGGCACATGTCGGGCGACCCCACCCTGGCGTCTCTCGGCCCCACATTTCGTCCAGACCACAGCAGGAACCTGTGGGAGCTTCGCCTCCGGGTTCTGCGTCTGTTGATGGAGCACATGATCGACATTTGCGGGAACGAAAACACCGAAGTGATTGATTACTCACAGATCAGCCCGGTCACGATGCGGGACTTCGCTCGTCATTTCGGATTTCGTGCCAGCAAACAGGAAATGGCCCGAGTGCACGAACGCTCCGCCTATTGCGCCAAACACCCGGAGCGGAAGTTCATCCCGGATAGCTCGATGAAACGAGAAGGCTTCAGCAGCCGTGAAATCGAGGACGTTGAACGCGAACTTATGCCCCTGTATTGTCGACTTATGAGCCAAACGAGCCACTAATTCGTTTACAGGGGAATTAGCGCTGGCAACTGAAGCATCGTGGATCGCAAGAATTGTATAATTGAAAGGAAACAGCGTTCGATGAATGAACTGAAATACGACACGTTTAAAAAGCTGGAGGGCCAGCAGGTCGAAGTGTGTGACGCCAACGGCCAACAGGTGCCGATGAAAGTGAAAACGGTGGACAAATACGACATGCAGTCCAGCCAGTGGCTGGGATGGAGCATGTTACTGGAGACCGACCAGCCCCTTTCAGTTGCCGATGGCTCCTACCAACTTAAGCATCCAACCATTGGCGAACCATTATTGCACCTATCCGCCAAAGGCGAAGCATACTATGAAATTGTTGTCACAGAGGCGTGTGACGCCGAGTGACCGTACCGGGTTAGCCAAGGCTGACAAGGCGGCAATGCGGGAGCCTTGCCGCATCCATAACAACATTGCATCATTAAGGAGCATAAGCGATGTCAGAACCATTTATCGGTCAAATTCAGATGTTCGGCTTCGACTTTCCACCGCGCGGCTGGTCGCTGTGCCAAGGACAACTGATTGCCATTAGCCAGAATACGGCACTCTTTTCATTGATTGGCACAAACTTTGGCGGCGACGGCCGGACCACCTTTGGCCTTCCGGATATGGCCTCCAGGGCACCGGTCGGCCAGAGCCGCGGTCATACCCCACCCGGTTTGACGCCTTTTCGAATTGGCCAACATGGCGGTGCCCAAACGCACACCATGATCGAGACGGAATTGGCACGGCATACGCACCAGGCGACCTTTACGTCAGGCGGCGGCAATACCGAGGTTAAAGCGACGACAGATGAGGGCGATGCCACAACACCCAGCCAGGGAGCCTATTTATCCAAGACGAAAGCAACCGGTGGCCCCCAGGATCAGGATGAGAACATCTACAAATCCAATCCATCGGACGACTCGCTCGTCTCGCTGGGCGGAGTATCCGGTGGCGCCAGCGGTACGGTTCAAGTTGAAGCCGCAGGCGGTGGCCAACCGTTCAGCATACAAAACCCGTTCCTGGCCCTTAACTTCTCCATCGCACTTCAGGGTATTTTTCCTTCCCGGAACTGATGGCCGAGAAGTAATAAAGCGCAGCACAAAGCGTGCTGCGCGCTTTGGCTCTCATTTGACGGTTTACGGGGCTCCTATCCAACTCCGGGGTACCAAAGCATAAACAGGTGGCTGATGGAGTTTTCGTAGGGAGAAAAGCCCAGCGAAAGATACAACTTCCGGGCTCGGGTGTTTTGATGTTCGACCGACAACCCGACGGGTAACCGCTGCTTTTGGGCAATGTGCTGGACGGCCTGAATCACCGCCTTGCCATAGCCTTTGCCCCGAGCCTCCGGAATAAACGACAGATCAACAATATGGGCGATGTTTTTGCCAAAGTCCAACACCAGGCGCCCGATGGGCGTTCCTGACTTATCAATAATGAAAGTCATGGCATCCGGCGACTGTTCGCCATAAGCCTCGGTCTGAATGTCGAGCTGCTGGTCAATAAGGTGGTGAATATAGTCCTTATCCTGATCAGCCAGGTAAAACGCCTCGCGGGTGGAGTGAAACAATGCAGCAATAAAAGGTTGATCGGAAGCGGTTGCCTGACGCAACCCCAAACCATCGGGCAATGTGACTTTATCCATGCGGTTACAGGCTCACCTAGGTACGTTTGATCATCTAATTTGTCGAAAGAACAGTATGCCCACAATTCGCTACACAGATCAATACAACCGGAACCATCAATAGTATCGTTACCAACAAACACAGTAACTCTATGAATCGAAACTACCATTTTATTTCGGGATTGCCTCGATCCGGCTCCACGCTGCTGGCCGGCATCCTTCGGCAGAACCCTGATTTCCACGCCGCCATGTCGAGTCCGGTGGCGGCCTTAATGAATTCCTGCCTGGAGCAGATAGGTGCCGGCAGCGAGTTCTATGCGTTTTTCGACAGAGACAAACGAAAACGCCTGACCGAAGGAATCTTCGAAGCCTACTACAGCGACAAGGACGAAGCTTCCACCATTTTCGACACCAACCGAATCTGGACAGCCCGGATGCATCAGCTTGTAGAACTCTTTCCTGAATTCAAAATGATCTGCTGCGTTCGCAACCCGGCGTGGATCATGGACAGCTTTGAACGTATTTACCGGAAGAATCCGTTTGACTACAGCCGAATGTTCAACCCCGCCTCACGCATGACCGTCTACAGCCGCTGCGAGACCCTAATGCAAGCGGGGAGCGCCGTTGGCAGTGCCTGGACGGCGCTGAAGGAGGCCTACTACGGTGAACACTCAAACCGGTTATTGCTGGTTGACTACGATTTATTAGCAACGAACCCGGCCCGCACTATTGAACTTGTCTATCGATTTCTCTCGCTACCAGAGCATGATCACGACTTCGACAACGTGGAATACGAGGAAAATGAATTCGATCAAACATTGGGCATCGACGGGCTTCACCGGGTGAAACGCAAAGTGGAATTCACACCCAGGCGAAGCATCCTGCCGCCCGATTTATTTACAAAATATAGCGATATGGCCTTCTGGAAAGACCAGACCGGAACGGAGTCCAGCATTATCGCACCCAAACACACAGCTGAAGAGCCTATCAGTCTGAGGAGCCAACCATGAACCAAAGAAAAATGACCCCCTTAATGGCGTTGTTAGTGCCTTTAGGCGTTCTTTCCATGCCAGCATCGGCATATACCACGGTTGGAAGCTACCAAAGACGACTATCTCATCCGGGTGAAATTTCTTACAAAAGTAACGGGGGAGAAAGCCAACTTGGCACTAACCGTGACCGATTTGTAGCGACCGAAAGGGGCCCGCTCTCGGCAAGTGATATGCGGCTTGTGAAACCGGCCAAACAAGCCCTCGACCTGAAAGTAAACACTCACACTTTAAAAAGCGAAAGCCCACAAGCACAACCGCTCGATTTGCAGGCGGGACGTAACATCAGGGAAATTGTGATTATCGACACGTCCGTGCCCAACTACACGACATTTACACAAAACCTAAAGCCCGGATTGCAAGTTCGGTTTGTGAATGCGGATTCCGACGGCGAACAGCAGCTACAGTCTATCCTCAGCGACTATGCGGATCTCGATGCTATCCACATCGTTTCTCATGCTGCGTCCGGCCGCATTCAACTGGGCACGAGCACATTGACCTCAGAAAACTTTGGCAGCGACGCCACAGCCACCTCGCTCAACGGCGCGCTGCGTGAAGGCGGCGATCTGCTTTTTTATGGTTGCAACCTGGCAAACGGACGGAAGGGCAATGAGTTTCTCGACCTTGTCTCTTCACGCACCGGTGTAGACGTAGCGGCCTCAAACGACTTTACAGGGGACGCCGGAAAGCATGGTGATTGGGACCTTGAGGTGGCCAGAGGTACCATTGAGTCATCAACGCCTTTTTCTCCATCCGCTCTCAAGAGCTTCAACCATGTTCTTCCCCTCGTTAGCGGTGGAGGGGGTTCTATTTCCTACGCAGGTTCCCAGGGCGGTGCCGCCAGCATCGATGCAACCTACACGCTTTCGGGGGGCCAAACCCTTGAGTTCGATGGCGCGGACGTCAGCACTCACATTATTACTTACGTGACAGCAGGGTCCAGTGGGTCCTACGAGTCCACGCTAACGGTATCCATGACCGGTGGAGAAACATTCGATGTTTCCAGCCTAGAGTTCTTCGGTACTGGGTACACCTATACATTCACACCCAGTAACGGGTCACCTGTAGACGCTTCGGGGTCGGGAACCGCAACGCTGAACTTTACTGGCGTCTCACATTTTACAGTGACATCCACTGGCAATATGTACGCCTCATTCGGTGAAATTGGTATAAGTAATATTCAAGTTCCCTCTCCCAACAACGAGCCCACCCTGACTTCGACGGGCGATAACCCGACCTTTATCGAAGGCGGCTCCGCGGCCAGCCTGTTCAGTGGCACCACTATCAGCACCTCTGACTCCGGGCAAACCATTCAAGCACTGACCTTTACCGTTTCCAATCTCAGCAACGGCAGCAATGAGCGAATCAACCTCGACGGCTCAACCATCGTACTGACCGATGGCGCCAGCGGCACCACGGCGGGTAATGGCCTTAGCTACAGCGTGTCGGTCATCGGGGGTACCGCAACGGTCTCCCTGACCGGCGGTTCCCTGTCCGAAGCGGCCGCCCAAACACTGGTTGACAATATCAGCTATCAGAACAGTAGCAACACGCCGGATACTACTAACCGTGTGGTTACTCTGACGAGCCTTCAGGACAGTGGCGGCACCGCAAACGGGGGTGATGACACTGTTTCACTGGCCGTCGACTCGACCGTCACCATGGTGGAGACCAACGACGAGCCCACGCTCACCGCCACCGGCAGCAACCCCACCTTTACCGAAGGAGGTTCGGCGGCCGGTCTGTTCAGCGGCACCAGCGTCAGTACCATCGAAGCCGGCCAGACACTGGGCGCCCTGACCCTGACGGTGACCAACGTCAATGACGGCACCGATGAAGTTCTCTACGCGGATGGCACCGCCATCGCCCTGACCGACGGCACTTCCGGCACGACAGCGACCAACAGCCTTAGCTATAGCGTCTCCGTCGCCGGCACCACCGCCACGGTGTCCCTGAGTGGCGGCACGCTGTCCAGCGCGGCCACCCAAACCCTGGTCAATGGACTGAGCTATCAGAACAACAGCAATACACCGGACACCAGCAACCGCGTGGTAACCATCACCTCTCTGCAGGACGATGGGGGCACCGCCAACGGCGGCGACGATACGGCGTCCCTTGCCGTGGCGTCCACCGTAACCCTCAACGGCGTCAATGACGAGCCGATGCTGACCGCCACCGGAAGCAATCCGGTCTTTACCGAGGGCGGCGCGGCGGCCAGCTTGTTCAGCGGTGCCAGCATCGGTACCGTTGAATCCGGCCAAACGGTTAACGGCCTGACCTTCACCGTCTCCAATGTAACCAACGGCAGCAACGAGCGGATTAATCTCGACGGGTCGACCATCGTGCTGACTGATGGCACCAGCGGCACCACCGCCAGCAACGGCCTGAGCTACAGCGTGTCGGTGGTCGGCGGCACCGCAACAGTCTCGCTGACCGGCGGTGCCCTTTCCGAAGCAGCCGCCCAAACACTGATTGACAACATCAGCTATCAGAACAACAGCAACTCACCGGACACCAGCGACCGGGTCGTCACACTGACGAGCCTTCAGGATAGCGGCGGCACCGCCAATGGCGGTGACGACACCGTCTCCCTGGCCGAAACCTCCACGGTGACCGTTGTCGGAACCAACGACGAGCCCACGCTTACCGCCACCGGCAGTAACCCCACCTTTACCGAAGGCGGCGCGGCGGCCGGCTTGTTCAGCGGCGCCAGCGTCAGCACCGTCGAATTCGGGCAGGCCCTTGAAGGCCTGACTTTTACGGTCACCAACGTCAACAATGGCAGCGATGAGGTGGTCAATGTAGACGGCACCGCCATCGCCCTGACCAACGGCACGTCCGGCACGACCGCCACCAACAGCCTTAGCTACAGCGTTTCCGTCTCCGGCACCACGGCTACGGTTTCCCTGAGTGGCGGCACTCTGTCGAGCGCGGCCACGCAAACGCTGGTTGACAGCCTGAGCTATCAGAACAACAGCAACACACCGGACACCAGCAACCGCGTGGTGACCATTACTTCACTGCAGGACAACGGGGGCACCGGCAACGGTGGCAGCGATACCGCGCTGCTGGCCGTGGCTTCCACCGTCACCGTGAGCGAAGTCAACGACGAACCGACGCTGACCGCCACCGCCACCGACCCGAACTTCAGTGAGGGCGGCAGCGCCGTCGGCTTGTACTCCGGTGCAAGCGTGTCAACGATTGAAAGCGGCCAAACAGTATCCAGCTTTACGTTGACGGTCAGCAATCTCAGCAACGGTGTGTCGGAAACTCTGAACGCCGATGGCAGCTCCATTGCGCTGACTCACGGCACCTCCGGCTCAACCTCGAACAACGGATTGAGCTATTCCGTCGCGGTTGTAGGTTCCACGGCTACCGTCAGCTTCACAGGTGGCAGCCTATCCGGCGCTCAAGCACAGAGCTTGATCGACAACCTCTCTTATTTGAACACTAGCGTCGAGGTCAGTACGTCCTCGCGTGTTGTTACCTTAACGTCTGTGACGGACAGCGGAGGAACGGCGAACGGCGGAGACGACACAGCGGCCTTGTCCATCGCTTCGTCCGTTAGTTTGGCGGATGACGTCTCCCCCTTGGTGAGCGATGCCAATATCAGCCTCAGCGGTAGCTCAGGCAACGGAGGCGCTTACGTCCTGGGCGATACCGTCACCGCCACTTGGGACAATACCGCAGGTGGCGACAACAACAGTGACATCATCAGCAGTGTGGCAATCGACTTCTCCGCCTTTGGCGGCGGAGCCTCTGTCCCCGCCACCAACAGCAGTGGCACATGGAGCGCGTCCTACACCATTGATGGCAGTTCAACATCTGGAAGTA is a window from the Marinimicrobium koreense genome containing:
- the ahcY gene encoding adenosylhomocysteinase translates to MNIAANFTDYKVAAKTAEQFQKDADWGRREIDIAEGEMPALMALRRKYKAEKPLAGAKIMGCIHMTIQTAVLIETLVELGAEVRWASCNIFSTQDHAAAAIAAAGIPVFAWKGQTEEEFWWCIEQTVNKDGKVWDSNMILDDGGDLTGLMHEKYPEQLDKIHGISEETTTGVHRLLDMLKKGELKVPAINVNDAVTKAKNDNKYGCRHSLNDAIKRGTDHLLAGKKALVIGYGDVGKGSAASLRQEGMIVKVTEVDPICAMQACMDGFEVVSAYKNGVNSGKDEDINHAVLSNTDLVVTTTGNVNVCDAPMLRALKSSAVVCNIGHFDSEIDTAYMRKNWHWEEVKPQVHKIYRDKDSNDHLILLSEGRLVNLGNATGHPSRIMDGSFANQVLAQMYLYERKFADLPKDQKKEHLYVKVLPKKLDEEVAKDMVEGFGGVITKLTPQQAEYIDVPVEGPFKPESYKY
- the metF gene encoding methylenetetrahydrofolate reductase [NAD(P)H] is translated as MTDTDQPQLSFEFFPPKTDQGREKLLNVRKKLSEFAPDFFSVTYGAGGSTRDNTKGIVKHFKSEGVSVAPHLSFGGDDEATIIELIQEYKDAGIDRIVALRGDMPSGVGGGYQMVYANELVAFIRKHFGDHFHLEVAAYPEIHPQAKSYDDDVKFLKGKFDAGANSGITQYFYNPDAYFYFMDQCHKAGITQPIVPGIMPIISFKNLTRFSDACGAEIPRWMRKRLEAYGDDSDSIKAFGEELVTELCETLLENGAPGLHFYTMNQYQPSAQIVHNLGLQPE
- a CDS encoding aspartyl/asparaginyl beta-hydroxylase domain-containing protein, whose product is MACTPAISAVVESLQCPVQSVRLMRLKPGAIIKPHRDHQLSLEYGLARLHMPIVMEDDVQFVCNHNPVPMKPGELWYINVDKTHSVRNTGTTDRINLVIDCIANDWLKNKVLKG
- a CDS encoding DUF6916 family protein codes for the protein MNELKYDTFKKLEGQQVEVCDANGQQVPMKVKTVDKYDMQSSQWLGWSMLLETDQPLSVADGSYQLKHPTIGEPLLHLSAKGEAYYEIVVTEACDAE
- a CDS encoding phage tail protein, with protein sequence MSEPFIGQIQMFGFDFPPRGWSLCQGQLIAISQNTALFSLIGTNFGGDGRTTFGLPDMASRAPVGQSRGHTPPGLTPFRIGQHGGAQTHTMIETELARHTHQATFTSGGGNTEVKATTDEGDATTPSQGAYLSKTKATGGPQDQDENIYKSNPSDDSLVSLGGVSGGASGTVQVEAAGGGQPFSIQNPFLALNFSIALQGIFPSRN
- a CDS encoding GNAT family N-acetyltransferase: MDKVTLPDGLGLRQATASDQPFIAALFHSTREAFYLADQDKDYIHHLIDQQLDIQTEAYGEQSPDAMTFIIDKSGTPIGRLVLDFGKNIAHIVDLSFIPEARGKGYGKAVIQAVQHIAQKQRLPVGLSVEHQNTRARKLYLSLGFSPYENSISHLFMLWYPGVG
- a CDS encoding sulfotransferase family protein, with amino-acid sequence MNRNYHFISGLPRSGSTLLAGILRQNPDFHAAMSSPVAALMNSCLEQIGAGSEFYAFFDRDKRKRLTEGIFEAYYSDKDEASTIFDTNRIWTARMHQLVELFPEFKMICCVRNPAWIMDSFERIYRKNPFDYSRMFNPASRMTVYSRCETLMQAGSAVGSAWTALKEAYYGEHSNRLLLVDYDLLATNPARTIELVYRFLSLPEHDHDFDNVEYEENEFDQTLGIDGLHRVKRKVEFTPRRSILPPDLFTKYSDMAFWKDQTGTESSIIAPKHTAEEPISLRSQP